CTTCTATGTTTATAAGTTAACCTATAAATGAAAgagtttttcctttaaaatagtttttttccgtGAAATTACatccaaattttttaagagttttgagATAGAAAACTCATAGATaatcatcttttttaatttgatatttttcctttttttaaaaaaattatgtgtcttaatcttaaaatatacttCCAAGCTTCCTTATTAGTAATTTAGTAACATTTCCCCCCCATAATAgtgcttttacttttaaatttcacagGATACCATTTTTTCTCCATAATAGTGcttctacttttaaattttacaggatACCATTTCCCCCCATAATAGTGgttctacttttaaattttacatgatGCCATCTCCCCCATAATAGTGattctacttttaaattttacaggatACCCTTTTACAAACCaagattaagtaaaattattaaaagggcagagcaattgaaattttacttatgaAATTCCAGATAACTCGTACCCattgtttaaacattttgaatttaatgctaaaaatatatagaaaaaaaaaactatgtgtacattttaaatattcacaaagtaaaataattttttctgcgaAGCTGCCAACAGTcactttttttcaacattttgaatttaacgcgaataaaatatagaaaaaaactattagtgtgaattttaaatattaacaaagaaaactaatttatttctgcGAAGTcccttttttacaaaaaaaaaattcttagttaaaaaaaatagctatgtgtttggaaatgattttaattttcacgatatataaagtaataaaacgtTTAAATAATCTGGTATTTATGCATATATGTTTAGAAATGATGGTAAATATAAATCGATTTCTGCCGAATTCACGTAATTTAGTTACGCAACTTCcgcagaaaaatatcttttgggAGAGCGCAAAAATTTGCAGCTATATGATTTccttatataaaaaagtaatattgtaTTAAGTACAGTATTTAGTTGTTTGTAAATATGTTGAATCATTTCAAAGGTAAATAAATGCTGCCATtgcttttctataaaaaaaaaataaaaaaaatattaggtacTATGTATACATGATAATGTCATTATAGCTTTCACTAAGTCTTTGAAAATATGTCCATTTCAATGATCTTGgtcattatttataaagattacaaataaatcatatcacaattttttcttctaaacatgatcaatgaagaaaaattagaagaaatctAAATACAAAACATCCGAAGTGCTGTCTCATTTAATGCAcgtgacagcaaaaaaaaacaacatgcaAAGtactatttacaaattattatgttattatagcTTTCACCAAGTCTTTGGAAATTTGTCCATTTTAATTGTCTTAGgcattatttataaagattaCAAATAAATCCTATCATagttttttcttcgaaaaatgatcaatgaagaaaaattagaagaaatctaagaaaagaaaaataagagaattgttatggttaaaaacaaaatcttggAGCTTCTGCAATCCTTCTACGGAACCCTTGTGCTCCACTGACCTTTGGGGACAGCTGGTTTATACCATCTTCACTCATTATTCGAACTGTTgtcatattttggaaaaataatgcTCAATCACATTATTATAATCCCCTGCGTATGATAATATTGTTCTATCTTATCACCGAATCTTTTGAATCNtttttttttttttttttttttttttttgacaccATATTTTGTATCGAATCACACCAAAActacaaaagttattttactcAGCTTAACCTTTGCAAACACATCTGCGCAATACAACTCATTTATAcgttactattatttattttctctaaaatccGATAACAagtaatctaaataaaattattttttttattcttaccaatatcaaatgtttttatttcacacGATTCCTAGATTTGTTTTTTAGATCAAGGTTTAAAGTATTTCTATTCCAATGAACCCTTTTCTTAATagcaaatttcaattgaaaattttagtcagGCAGAAAATTTGAAGGTCCGACCttatcacctcctacatcaaaaagcctccacacggttttcaTAAGTAGTCAAAGCAGACTCTTTAAAAAGAGAACCAGTCGTGCACATGACCCTAATTCatatctgccaacttttactcatttggcgtaaaattttatttttatatttaaagtggtattaaatatatactatttttccttttataaacttaatttttaaatgatttttgatcatcactattcttaaaaaaatttggcatagatattaatatgtgttactatttgcgtatttctttttttgcttaaaattgaaattttaattccactggaaaaatcataatggaagggattaaaagttgtgcaaattctattttaaaagtatttgctAGAAAGTTATCATATAcgtttgagaattgaatctgtagtggttgacaagtaaataagacaagccacattcatattcataaattaaacacatctttagacatatatttgctaccactttcttatttttactagattttgaatttaatagcTCTTTCGTAATCTGGTTTACCTGCATAGTGGTCTCATCGAACTACCtgtaagaaaccgtgtggaggctttcacttaaccggttaacgcccagcgtcgtATATTttggacagttccttttttcaaagacattcattgtggtgggaaacttttctcagaattttcatttatctgggtgaattgaaagattctcagataccacagtgatttagttatttctgactAGATCTAGAATTAAAAGGAGCCAGTACTTattgatctatcaaagactttttgaatgctccaacagtagaaaaaccaattaatttcaataatatattataccaccttttccataaaatcacttcttgtatcatttcaatgaaaaccACTTCTTGTATCATTTCGATATATAAagtcgggacaaaacgggttaaatAAGTCGTTGCTTTCGACCACATGTTTTAAGGGAAGCTATATTCTTTacctttttgttgtttaaagcAACGGTTCCCAAATAGTTTCCCGCGGAACATTAGAATTCCGTGGGAAAGGTAAACGGATTTCGAAAGTTAGactcttttgaatttttttggaaaaaaaaaacatatttgaaatttataattatattaagaacCAATCAAAACCAATGCATATCCggagaaaattacttgatagCGGTCAATTTTGACAATCATGAGTTTTCGCGAACAGTAGCATCATGACAAAGtgatgcaaaatatattttatctttattcgaATGAGATAAACTacaaaaaacgaattttacttcaataacaatttatttcagcccttcaataattttttcagccCTTTTGGCTGGTTTTAAACCAGCCAAAAgggctgaaaaaaattttgattagaaatattgaaattattttaacaatattaattgaaaaacttattgGAAGAATCAGGTAAGTGGCATTTTCAAAacggaaaatttattaaaagaattatatttatttattatagctcttcgctttattttctttaccacTGTCtagtttgaaatgaaaatcattaaaacataCCAGAAACTAATATGGATTagacatgataaaattaaagcgAAGAcgaaaacagttcttttttcatatgtatgtatgtaattAGACATGCCCATATTATTACAAccactttatgttattttctatGATTCTCTAATTACcctgaaaatttccttttccgGGTTCTTCCAATCAAGCTCTTTAATTACGTCGGAATATGCCTTTCAGTTTAAAGCACGATTTCGTAAGTGTTTCTCTGTactaatttattgattctttatcctttttttattcaccTCGTGCGAAGAACAGGTATTTAGCTAGTAGTCTATAATATcgttattatttcataactattcacttaattaataactttattttaattactcttaTGGCTTTAATGTATCTTGTTTCACAAATCCTTATCActacatattattttgaatattagcttataaaaatttagaaaaataatttaaaataattcattgaaaccattttcaatgaattattttaaattatttttcggaTACAGGTTTACGGgacgcgtcattttgacgcatttcgaattttataaggaaaattacaatttgcatttttattttatctcttgtaatgacttttgtccattgatcgaggtaaatatatattgaagtctattttcttcaaaagcgttgaaatattgaaattctctttgtggtatacctgtctctacggatatgcgtcaatttgacgcgatcgtaatttggacaaaattttgagtaaacatggaaacatcacatcaataataaataggaatgtaccgacaatacttcgatccgttatccgatatcgttttctcaaatgaaacaaACGATAAACAACTGCTGCCGATGAGctataatagaaaaaacaaacgcagaatgtcaattgatgtcagattttgaaggtttcagttgcttagttcgagaattgaaaattaaaaaatactagaatatttcataaatatatatctcatattttcattttttttcttatagtacaTAATTACATCGCTttctaagtgcagagatgccaactgctctggacacgccaaaataattttaaaaaaacggtgaATAGCTGCTATGCAAATTTCGCAAATTTGAAGTTGTGatttatataagcctacgaattatttagaaatagtggtggataaaagtctactaaattgaatttattaaaccaagaatcacaattgataaactaccactttaaaatatatatttgctgtccggagcaagttggtatCTCTGCAAGTTCTGTTATATGTATTCATTCATGTGTCAAATTGGCGCATGTTCGTagagatatagatatataagaaacgtccgtaaacctagtATTAATATTCGGTAATATCGTTATTGTTCAAGGCTCCTGAggaccttgaaaaattttagcagtGGTATTAAGTTCAGATTAATGCTAGAAgatattccttattttaatataccacTTCGTTTTCAAGCGGTTTGCCGgaattttcttgcatatatactttctttggaaaataatttttagttgtagttacacagaaattaaattgtCGACAGTTGTTTAATTTTCGTTACCACTTTCTAAAATTTACGAGACCTGCGGGAATCCTGTTGTTTCATAATAATTCGTttgtttaatagtttataagaatttgaaaaattacttaaaatacttcaaagacgccacttttaatattttataatatttttattatttcataataattcacttatttaataattttataaacatccagaaaattacttaaatagcTCAATGAcgccatttttaatattctatgaCATCGTTATTATTTCAAGCAATTCACTtacttaataactttaatttcctttttcgtATGTCTTAAATGCATCTTTTTTAAATCACgatataatttgaatattaatttattaaaatttagaagagtaatttaaaataattcaacgatgccatatttaatattctatactatcgttattattttgtaacaattaactgatttcataactttattttcctctcttatgttttaaaagtatcttgcttAACAAATGTTTATCAACGATATAGTATttggaatattattttgaacttagaaaaattatttaaaatggtttaaagaCATCATTTTTAATCGATAATATCgttattatttcataacagttcacttgtttaataatttcattttcgttTCTCTAAAGTCTTAAATATATCttgtttaacaaatttttatcgcgataaactattttaaatactagtttataaaaatttagaaaagtaacttataataatttaataaacccatttttactatttaataatatcattattatttgccAAAAATTCGCTTAtttaatcatcatcatcatcaatggctcgacagcccagggttggccttggccttctcaagagGTTTTTTCCTGGCTAACCTCTTTTCTACTAGTGTTttccagttttaatttttaagaccaaaaggtCTTTCCTTAGGCCatctatccatctcaaattcggcttgcctctttttcgtgtgccaactggtctggctttaaaaactctttttgtgtTATGGTCATCGTCCATTCTGATAACGTGGTCTGACCATTTTATTCTTCGtcgtttaataaagttaataatgtcaGGTTCATTATATGAGTGATAAAGCTCGAGATTTTATCTTCTAGGCCACGCACCATTTATTTGAATCCctccaaaaatacttctcaagaCCTGTCTCTCAAAGACACCCAACACAGCTCCATCCGTACAAGATATGATCCAGGTTTCACAAGcatatgttaaaattgatcTTATCAGAGATTTGTACagtaaaacttttgtttttccacgaattacattagattttatttttttttcgatttccaTTAAAACAGTTACTGGCTTATAGTAATTCTTCTTTGTATTTCCATTGTGGTATTGTTCCTGTTGTTGATTACAGAACCCAAGTAAACGAAATTGTCAACAAcctcaaatttatattctttaatttctaaatgggtgttatttttatttttttattttttgtcgtatgcctgtttaggcagtggggggaGCGATTGTTCCTaatttcagtggcgccatctatggccaggaattcgactNACCACAAACCAGTTTATAgtgcgggtcacattcacagatgcacacaaaggagaaaggacatagaacacacagagagagaaagaaacatccatgtcttgcccgggattcgaacccagggcctttctgatgcaagggcagttccctgcccccttcACAGGCCGGATGGTAATGGGTGTTATTGAAGCTTTTTATAGTACAGggcaaatatttagttttgctCTCGTTTATACTCAGGTCCATCTTGAGAGCCGCTTtctcttaagaaataaaagccTGTCTTAGTGCTATAGGTGTTCCAGCAAATAATGTCTATGTCATCAGCAAAAGCCAATAGttgtacatatttattaaaaatattttccctagTGTTAATGTTGGAatctattattactttttctaataCTAAATTCCTGTCGCACACCATTATTTATTACCATTGAGCTTGATAGATTATTCTGTATTTTGACCCTAGTTTTGGTTTCATTTAGTGTCAGGCTTATCAGCCTAGATAACTTTTTAGGCACTTTAAACTCTCTCAAGGCTGCAATGAGGGCTTTTCTATTAATGCTATCGTATGCAGCtttgaaatcaatgaaaaaatggTGTGTATCTATTCCAAATTCTTTAGTCTTCTCCAGAATCTGCCGAATGTTAAATGTTTGCTCAGAGGTGGATCTTCCTATCCTAAATCCAACTTGGTAGTCTCAAACCAGTTTTTCCACAAATGTAGAGAGTCTgctgtataaaatatttgaaaatactttatagCTTGTACAAAGCAAGCTAATACCTCTATAGTTAGAGCATTCAAGTAAATCGCCTTTCTTGTGTATTACGCAGATCACACTAATTTTCCATTCTTCAGGGATTATTTCCTGATCCCATATTGCTTTTATTAAGTTATGTATGTACTTAGTCATTTAAATTCCACCATTTTTCAGCAATTCGGATGGAATAGCATCATGACCACGTGCTTTATTGTCTTTAAGTTTGTTAATACCTTCAGCTACTTCTTCCAACGGTACAGTCACATCTTGGCTGGCAGTTTGTATGTTTTCTGTACGTATCTCATATCCATCGTTGTCTGTGTTCAGTAGACAATCGAAATGTTCATTCCATCTCGTCAACACCTCTGTTCTATCACTCAAAATTACACCTTCTTTATTACGACATGAGGTAGTTCTTGGCTTGAATTCCTTGCGAACGAGGTTGATTTCTCGAAAGAAAGCTCTGCTTTTATTAGTATCTCTCAAATGttcaacatttttgaaaagatcCTCGAAAAATTTCCACTTTTGTGTTTTGTGAATTcctttttcttctcttcttgCATCCTTGTATGCAAACACTGAATTTCTTGAATGTCTCTTGCTCCGCATTTTGCCATATGcctcatttttcctttttgtagcCATGAAACATTCATTATCAAACCATTCCTTCCTTTCTTGCTTTCTTAACCTTTGCCACAACTTAGTTTACCTACTTCAatgattgttttctttaatgcaTTCCATTTATCATCTATTCTCTCTTCATCAATAATATcatcattaatttctttaaatttatgttctagttctttctgaaattttattttaatcatctcATTCTCAAGCCGGCCACAATCATATTTTTCCTGACATTCACTGCGAGTCTTGCGGGAGTAAGAAAGTCTTGCTCTAGCCCTTACCAAGACCAGAAAATGGTCAGAATCCGGATTAGCACCACAATAAGCTCTAACATCCAGTTTGTCTGACTTGTGTCTTGAATCTCTTAAGTAATAGTCTATTTGATTTTTAGTGTCTCCATCAGGAGAACTCcaagttattttatgattttttttaatgttgaaacaTTGTGCTTGGTATTATCATATTATTGCCTGCTGCAAAATCAATAAGTCGCCTTCCATTGTCATTTGATACGTCATGAAGGCTATACTTTCCGATGATTGGTCTAAATTCTTTTTCCTTACCAATTTTTGCATTTGCATCACCCAGTATAATTTTGACATCGTTTTTCGGGCAAGATGCATACAGTGCCTGTAGTTCTTCGTAGAAGAGCTCCTTTTACAAACTATCTTTGTCCTCTGTTGGAGCATGAaagtttataaaactataattaaagaaGATTccttatattctaattttacacAGCCTAGGTGACTTTGTTACAAAGTCAAAAgaatatcaaaagttatttaattttcattaccaCTTTCTAAAATTTACGAGACCCACggttaatagtttataaaaatttggaaaaatactcaagatatatatatatatatatatatatatataatggctCAATGAcgccatttttaatattctataacATCGTTATTATTTCAagcaattcacttatttaataGCTTATTTATAACTCACTTATTTTCCCTTCCCTTATGTCTTAAttgcatcttttttaaaaaatcttatcacGATATAAttcgaatatttattaaaatttaagagagtAACTTAAAATAGTTCAACGATGCTGTATTTAATATTCTATACTATCCTTATAATTTCGTAACAATTAACtgctttaataactttattttcctcTCTTATGTCTTAAATGTATCTTGCTTAACAAATGTTTATCAACGATATAGTaagttgaatattaatttaaatttagaaaaattatttaaaatgatttaaagacACCATTTTTACTCTATAATATCATCATTATTTCATAACACttcacttatttaataattttattttcatttctctaaAGTCTTAAATATATCTTGGTGAACAAATCTTTAtcacgataaattttttttaaatactagtttataaaaatttagaaatataacttataataatttattgaaaccatttttactattatcttataataattttatgaaaccatttttactattatcttataataattttatgaaaccatttttacagatttactattactattattatatttttgctatttataatattctataatatcgttattatttcataataattcacttatttaataactttatttttatttatctttccttagtgaagaataaaacaattaagaactatgtattattgtttttatttttaaactaagatcgcttgaactttaaaaaaaatgtataagagTTTTTGACAGTGATGGAATTGCAAGATAAATCGAATATCACATTTTAAGCAAAAGGAGACTAAACTCTTCAAGGaacaatctttttcttttacattttgatCACATTAAAGGTGTGATTTACGCAACTGATTATGAGAGGTGAATTTAATTTGGCATATTTCCTATAGATGACGCTAAACTTGACTCGCAGTTGATTTACCTCCTTAGCTTGGCGgtcaagtattttttatatggaAAATCATCATTACCACATGTGAccctggaagaaaaaaaatttcttgatcgGTCAACAAATAGAAAATGTCTGAAAGACCCCTTAGGCAAAGCAGACGAGCAATTTGATGTCTGGTGTTTTTCAACATTGTTTGAGAAGAAAATAGAAGTGGAGAATAACTTCTGAGGCTCTGAATAACTTTCACTGTTAAGAATGGCACCTGCTGCTCAATGGATGAAAGGATTAACTCCAGAAATGGTTCAAAGGGCGGAAGATGAATTGGGCGAAACTCCCCAACTAAGAAAACaatctttaaaagaattaaaagaactaaTTAATGGTATGTTtagttttccttatttatttgtaatgtatatttaccataaattaaataattaataccaaaaattttaaaagtggtaagtgttccttttttcaattgcaatatttatttatttatttgtttgcttagtCTTAAGTCACAAACGATCAATCTTCGCTGTTCGGTAATTTTTagagtatattataaaatttattgtccTGTTGAAATCAACAATGTGGGAGACAAACATCCATCCATTaagaatctgaaattttttttctccaattttttttaatacttgaattGTTTAGCTTtgttttattagataaatatcAGACAACGTACGGACACTTGAAAGGAGATATCGCAAAATGAGgtgacttttctttttttaaatgcaactttaaaccctgaatatttttcaaaatacaccTGCCTAAATCTATCTTTAATGTGAAAAACATCCttcattataaaagtaaaaaaaaaaatattttttatgttaccaAGTCACTACTTTCAGAGCGGTGCCTGAATGACACCTGAATTTTTTTGCCGTAAGAGTCgactaaaatattatactggtgcgaagaaaatctttttttttatcaagatacatatgcttaaaatttttaaaatatctcaaaatatatCGTTTTTATAGTAtctaaattgattttgattttttcggggggaaacaaataatgaaattattaataatatataatttcaaaaattatattattattattattagatttatttttatcaattataataaaatatttaaatcaacatcgaacaaatcataatttagggaaatgtgattttctttttcatctgATTTCTGACTACACTATCCATGACATATTACCCTTTTTCAGCTTTAGCAAAAACTTCTGACTCTATTCTTAATGAGATCTACAAACATCCTCATGCCTGACAACTATTgggctgtttttaaattattttatagcgtGGTAGAGgtttaaaaaccaaagctttcaaaaatttggataattttacCAACATTTTAAACGCCTTAtcgcgtaaaaaaaatttttttttctttatttaaacaaaactaggTGCCTAGGCCGCGCAGCGTCCCCTACCCCATTCatcttgaaaattatatacagtgaataaaacattttgaattatgtaacaATGTGGTAACACTATAATAAAGTAACCATGATTAGAAGTATGTACAAACTTGATCGGAGATTTACATTAATTgccattgaaaaatgaatacagACATGATTAGATGGATATACATGAAATACGAGCTTAATGTGTGATATTAACATTAATTGCAGTAGAAATTTGGAATTgagtattaaaaattgatgatagCATATATACAGAAAATCGGGATTCAAAATCATGAAGATTCTACATAAATTTTGCTAAGCCTTCTAGCATGCCATAATGATTTGTGGTagccataaaaaaatcaagccgtttgcttgtgaaataataaaacaatgaaaaaattcaatatgacaaATTGGCGTTTTTACATAACACTAGAAATATTGATGGTagacttaaattataaataaagataaaacatgatttgatatgtacaATAATTGAGCGTAAAAATTAGATAAGAGGCTTTGcgtatgaacttttaaatcatttataagtagtggtaataatattaaagcaatttataaagcttaaaataatgcattaagacggtgtttcccaaagtgtggtacgcgcaCCCCAAAgtgtacgggaacagtttagtgaAGGTACGTGTTCTTatacgaaatatcttgcaacaaaggaaaatttcaaaaagttttatttaaaaaaaaaaatagctagcCATGagaatttacgattacgtatttttctattggcaattttttcagagttagcagttaataattagtggttcAACAACAAGTTGtcatatatttcctttttttatagtccttttttaataaaatttttttatagtaaaaaatacattcatctTTTATTTGTGGTACACagtgttacaaaaa
The Parasteatoda tepidariorum isolate YZ-2023 chromosome 9, CAS_Ptep_4.0, whole genome shotgun sequence genome window above contains:
- the LOC139426531 gene encoding uncharacterized protein; its protein translation is MATKRKNEAYGKMRSKRHSRNSVFAYKDARREEKGIHKTQKWKFFEDLFKNVEHLRDTNKSRAFFREINLVRKEFKPRTTSCRNKEGVILSDRTEVLTRWNEHFDCLLNTDNDGYEIRTENIQTASQDVTVPLEEVAEGINKLKDNKARGHDAIPSELLKNGGI